The DNA window CACCAAAGATACCACCTACACCGTGAACACCAAATACATCAAGTGTATCGTCATACCCAAAAGCTTTTTTAACTTTAGACACGAAGAATAAGCAGATAGGAGATACACCTGCACCAATCACAAGTGCACCTATTGGACCCACGAATCCACACGCTGGAGTAATCGCTACCAGTCCTGCGACCGCGCCTGAAGCTGCTCCTAACATAGATGGTTTTGATTTTAAGATCCATTCAAATGCGATCCAAGAAAGCGTTGCAGCTGCCGTAGCAAGCATTGTGTTAACAAACGCTAATGCTGCTAAGCCTGTAGCTTCAAGATTTGAACCTGCATTAAAACCAAACCAGCCCACCCATAGTAATGAAGCGCCTACCATGGTTAATGTAAGGCTGTGAGGAGGCATCGCTTCCTTGCCATAGCCAATTCTTTTGCCCACCATAATGGCTGCAACAAGGGCTGCGATACCAGCATTAATATGAACCACTGTGCCCCCTGCAAAATCGAGTGCACCTTTTGCCCATAACCAGCCCGCATTACCAATAACTGTTTCTAATGACTTAGCATCAGTGATTGCATCTGGACCGTCCCAATACCACACCATATGTGCCATAGGTAAGTATGCAAATGTAAACCAGATGATTAAGAATAAAAGTACTGCTGAAAATTTCATACGTTCAGCAAATGCACCAATAATCAAAGCAGGTGTAATCGCTGCGAAAGTTAATTGGAAAGCTACAAAGATGAATTCAGGAATCACAACACCTTTGCTAAAAGTAGCACCTACAGAGTCTGGTGTAATGCCACTTAAAAATAATTTACTGAAGCCACCATAAAATGGAGTGCCGCCCGTAAATGCAACGCTATATCCGTAGATTGCCCATAAAACACCCATGAGTGAGAATATAACGAAGGTTTGCATGAGGACAGACAACATATTTTTGGATCTGACCAATCCGCCATAGAAGAGGGCTAAGCCTGGAATCACCATTAAGGTCACCAGAATCGTAGCGACGATCATCCATGCAGTGTCACCTTTATTTGGCGTTGGTGCAGGAGGTTCATCTTTTGCTTCAGCAGGCTTTTCAGCGGGTGTGGCATCTGCAACTAAAGTTACAGCATCACTCGCTTTTACTGAGGTTGCTTCATCAGCAAAACTTACACTTGTCATACCTAAAAAGTTTAGACATAAGAAGCTAATTAATGCGAAAGTTGATAATAATTTTTTCATAATTTGATCCTCTGATTAAAGAGCGTCCTCCCCAGTTTCACCAGTTCTTATACGATAAACTTCCTCGAGTTCCATCACAAAAATTTTGCCATCACCGATTTTGCCAGTGAGCGCTGATTTTTGAATAGCCTCCACTGCACGTTTGAGTAATTTATTTGGAATGGCTGCCTCGATTTTGACCTTAGGTAAAAAATCAATGACATATTCAGCACCTCGGTAAAGTTCCGTATGACCTTTTTGACGACCGAAACCTTTGACCTCCGTCACCGTAATGCCCTGAACGCCAATACCGGATAGCGCTTCACGAACTTCATCGAGCTTAAACGGCTTGATGATTGCTGTTATAAACTTCATGTATACCTCCTAGATAGACATCAACGAAGGCGGGTTTTCACCCGCCATGATTTTTAATGAATTAGAATGTACGGCCCAATGTAAACACCGCAGCATCTTTATTAAGATTTTTAGCTTCTATGCTACCGTTAAAACTGGCGCCACCATACCCGCGGCTACCCCAGTAGTTATCGTTATTGTGACCGATGTAGTATAAACCAGCGTTCCAACCGTCCGCATTAAGCACTTTGAAGGCGTAGCTCAAACCCACTTTGTAATCAGTGTAGTCTGGATTAAGAGCGCCTGAAGTAGAAGCGTTTGGACCGCTTGGAAGATTGTTGCCAATTAAAGTACCGGGAATAGCCTCATCAATATAACGTGCATCCAATTGTCCGTTCACATTTAACCGACCGACGTGGCCAATCAAAGTTAAGCCATTTAATGGGGTTGGGATGGCCGCATTTAATTCTAAGTAGGTTGTACCCCGAGTGCTTTTAGTCCAACCTGTACTTTGTTCAGCGCCGTACCAATCGCCTAAAGTCACTGAGCCTTTAGCACTTAACCATTTATAAGAAATACCGGCATTAGCTTCGTAAGTATCCCAACGACCGCCATTTGGTGTCTGCTGAACTTCCACGCCACCAGCTGCTACATTATCAAGTACACCGTTATATTTCTTCCAGCTACCATTAGGGTAGAAGTAGCCAATAACACCTGCCGTATAGCCCAAACCTTCGACAGCCGCTACCGTACCGTTATAACCGGCATAGAGATCCAATTCCACGTTAGCCTTAGGGTAAGTATTAGGTGACACGTTAGAACCAAAGGCACCTAAATAAAAGCCACTACTATGGGTGAGGTCTATGCCAGCTTGAATGGCTTCTTTGCGCCATGTTTGAGACACACCGCGAGCGCGATAATCTGATACAAAACCCATATTGGTCGTCATTGACCAGCTGGATTCCTCTTTTGTCTCAGTCTTGGTGGTCTCTGCAGCGTAAACTACTGGAGTAACCAGTGTTCCCAATACTGCCAGGGAAATGAGTGATTTAACCATGTTTAATTCTCCTTTTAAGGTAAAACTTCCTGAAAATAATGTGACTCTGTATTAATG is part of the Candidatus Methylopumilus rimovensis genome and encodes:
- a CDS encoding ammonium transporter; translation: MKKLLSTFALISFLCLNFLGMTSVSFADEATSVKASDAVTLVADATPAEKPAEAKDEPPAPTPNKGDTAWMIVATILVTLMVIPGLALFYGGLVRSKNMLSVLMQTFVIFSLMGVLWAIYGYSVAFTGGTPFYGGFSKLFLSGITPDSVGATFSKGVVIPEFIFVAFQLTFAAITPALIIGAFAERMKFSAVLLFLIIWFTFAYLPMAHMVWYWDGPDAITDAKSLETVIGNAGWLWAKGALDFAGGTVVHINAGIAALVAAIMVGKRIGYGKEAMPPHSLTLTMVGASLLWVGWFGFNAGSNLEATGLAALAFVNTMLATAAATLSWIAFEWILKSKPSMLGAASGAVAGLVAITPACGFVGPIGALVIGAGVSPICLFFVSKVKKAFGYDDTLDVFGVHGVGGIFGAIMTGIFVSPALGGTGVYDYVANKVGEFDMHTQIMSQLWAVGTAIVVSATVSYVALKLIDMTIGLRVKPDAEREGLDIAEHGEQAYHK
- a CDS encoding TorF family putative porin, which codes for MVKSLISLAVLGTLVTPVVYAAETTKTETKEESSWSMTTNMGFVSDYRARGVSQTWRKEAIQAGIDLTHSSGFYLGAFGSNVSPNTYPKANVELDLYAGYNGTVAAVEGLGYTAGVIGYFYPNGSWKKYNGVLDNVAAGGVEVQQTPNGGRWDTYEANAGISYKWLSAKGSVTLGDWYGAEQSTGWTKSTRGTTYLELNAAIPTPLNGLTLIGHVGRLNVNGQLDARYIDEAIPGTLIGNNLPSGPNASTSGALNPDYTDYKVGLSYAFKVLNADGWNAGLYYIGHNNDNYWGSRGYGGASFNGSIEAKNLNKDAAVFTLGRTF
- a CDS encoding P-II family nitrogen regulator, whose translation is MKFITAIIKPFKLDEVREALSGIGVQGITVTEVKGFGRQKGHTELYRGAEYVIDFLPKVKIEAAIPNKLLKRAVEAIQKSALTGKIGDGKIFVMELEEVYRIRTGETGEDAL